Proteins encoded together in one Carya illinoinensis cultivar Pawnee chromosome 3, C.illinoinensisPawnee_v1, whole genome shotgun sequence window:
- the LOC122303476 gene encoding probable mediator of RNA polymerase II transcription subunit 26c, with protein sequence MMDIDDFRAVLDSCGVDVWTFIDTAIAVASLDYGGELKHRRDGIVERLYAATSLAQPRCRNCDNLDNRRPDNLYEVKAPAGENSSGQEGKEGSPVTPESVERDDDEDLDPYGGMFDDEQKKILEIKEHLEDPDQSEDSLVELLQTLADMDITFQALKETDIGRHVNRLRKHSSNDVRRLVKLLVRKWKDIVDEWVKLNQPGEHTSAALMAYGDSPQQKIPQNGHHQVPDFGYSPNPHNGSSGSDKNYSESEPKPKAIPRKEAPPRPAQLAPVSASAHQNRQKEQKDFDSDRLASASKRLHENYKEAENAKKQRTIQVMDIHDIPKPKNAFFTKNKGGGGGGGGGSYGRHR encoded by the exons ATGATGGATATAGATGATTTCCGGGCCGTTCTGGACAGTTGTGGGGTTGACGTGTGGACGTTCATTGACACGGCCATAGCGGTCGCGTCTTTGGACTACGGAGGCGAGCTCAAGCACCGGAGGGACGGGATCGTGGAAAGGCTCTATGCGGCGACCTCGCTGGCGCAGCCTCGGTGCCGAAACTGCGACAACCTCGATAATCGGAGGCCTGATAATCTATACGAAGTGAAGGCTCCGGCGGGGGAAAATAGCAGCGGCCAGGAAGGGAAAGAAGGGTCACCGGTGACACCAGAGTCGGTGGAGAGAGATGACGACGAAGACTTGGATCCGTACGGTGGTATGTTCGATGACGAGCAGAAGAAGATTCTTGAAATTAAGGAGCACCTTGAAGATCCTGACCAG TCTGAGGATTCTTTGGTTGAATTGCTTCAAACTCTAGCAGACATGGATATAACATTTCAAGCACTCAAG GAGACTGATATAGGAAGGCATGTGAATCGATTGCGAAAGCATTCATCGAATGATGTCCGGAGATTGGTGAAGCTACTAGTCAG GAAGTGGAAGGACATTGTGGATGAGTGGGTGAAGTTGAATCAACCTGGAGAACACACTTCTGCTGCTCTAATGG CTTATGGAGACTCACCCCAGCAGAAAATTCCCCAAAATGGTCATCACCAG GTTCCTGATTTTGGATACTCTCCAAATCCACACA ATGGGAGTTCCGGGTCAGACAAGAATTATTCAGAATCAGAGCCAAAGCCAAAAGCGATTCCCCGAAAAGAAGCTCCCCCTAGACCAGCCCAATTAGCACCTGTATCTGCCTCTGCACATCAAAAT AGACAAAAAGAGCAAAAAGATTTTGACTCTGACCGACTGGCTTCAGCGAGCAAACGGCTTCACGAGAATTACAAAGAAGCTGAAAATG CCAAAAAGCAAAGAACGATTCAAGTGATGGACATCCATGATATACCAAAACCCAAGAATGCATTCTTTACAAAGAAcaaaggtggtggtggtggtggtggtggtggttcttATGGGAGGCACCGGTGA